CGGCGGCCTGTACGCCCGGCTCTGGGCCCACCAAAGCGGCGGCTTCCTGGGCGAGGAGGACGAGGTGGAGGACGTCGACCCGAGGCCCGCGAAGGTGGTTCGCACAGCCTGATACAGCGCTTGCGCCGCGTTGCATCACCGGGCTTGTCCTGAGGGGGTTTGCCCGGAGAAGCTCATGCTCTTTGACCACCGCGACGGTGGATCGAAGGGGGAGCCATGACAACGCTGGCACAGCGGATCGAGGAAACCGGGGGCCGGGCCTCCGGTTTCGACTACCTGAGACTCACCCTGGCGGTGGCCGTGCTCCTGGTGCATTCGGTGGACACCACCTACGGCCTGCCGGCCAACGATGCCCTGTTCGGCTCCTGGCTGCGCCCCTTCATCCGGGCCATCCTGCCGATGTTCTTCGCCCTCAGCGGCTTCCTGGTGGCCGGGAGCCTGCTGCGCAGCCGGGGCATCGGCACTTTTTTGTGGATGCGGGCGGTGCGCATCTACCCGGCGCTGACGGTCGAGGTGCTGCTCTCGGCCTTCATCCTGGGGCCGATCTTCACCAGCTACACGCTGGGCCAGTACTTCTCGGATCCGCTGTTCCTGCGCTACCTGGTCAACGCCACCGGCCACATCTCCTTCCTGCTGCCCGGCGTCTTCAACGACAACCCGCATCCGAACACGGTGAACACCCAGTTGTGGACCGTCCCGTTCGAGCTGTACTGCTACCTGACCCTGGCGGTGCTGGCTCTGGCGGGGCTGAAGAACCGCCGCGCGATGGGCATTCTCTCCATCGTGGTGATCAGCCTGAGCCTGTTTCTCTACAAATCCTTCAGCCAGAGCCTGGCCCTCACGCCCATCGGCCCGGTGTCGGGCTACCTGCTGGTGGCCAGCTTCCTGGCGGGGGTGATGGCCTATCTGTACCGGGAGGTGATTCCCTACAGCCGTCCGCTGCTGTGGGGCACGCTGCTGGCCAGCCTGCTGCTGTTGTCCGTGGTGCCGGGCGGTGACTTTCTGGCGCCCCTGCCCGTGGCCTATGCCACCGCGCACCTGGGCCTGCTGAACCCGCGCCGCATCAAGCTGGTGCAGGGTGCCGACTTCTCCTACGGCATCTACCTTTACGGCTTCGTGGTGCAGCAGGCCGTGGTCAGCATCGAGGCGATCCCTCGGCTCTGGTATGTCAACTTCGTCGTGGCCGGTCTGGTGACCTCGGCGTTCGCGGCCTTCTCCTGGTACTGGGTCGAGAAGCCCATGCTCCGCTTCAAGCACTGGAGCGCCTTGCGGCGCCCGGCCCCGGTCTGAGCGGCCCGCAGCCCTTCCCGCCGGCGCAGGGGCGCCCGGCGGGTGTCCCCCCACGTTTGTGAGCATTGTCAGGAGAGGCTTGATGAGGGTATGAAGCGCGGGTGCGGTTGACGGTCGGGCTTGTCGCTCTGGCAGGGTCTGCTGCAGGTGCTGCAGAAGCCATTGCCACGGGAGCGGCCGTGAAGTGCACATTGACGCAGAGGCTCGACGAGACCCGGGGACGGGCCAGCGGCTTCGATGTCCTGCGCCTGACCCTGGCGATCGGCGTGCTCATGGTGCATTCCGTCGACATTGCTCACGGCCTGGCGGCGGGCGATGAGCTCTTCAGCTCGGTGCTGCGTCCCTTCGTGCGGATCAAGCTGCCGATGTTCTTCGCGATCAGCGGCTTCCTGGTGACGGCGAGTTTCGTCAAGGCGCCGGGGATGGCCCAGTTCCTGTGGCAGCGCGCCCTGCGGATCTACCCGGCGCTGGTGGCGGCCGTCCTGGTGTTCAGCTTCGTCATCGGGCCGGCCTTCACGGTCTTCAGCACATCCCACTACCTGACCGACCCCCTGCTGGCCCGGTACCTGCTGAATGCCACGGGCTGCAGCATCTCGTTCGAGCTTCCAGGGGTGTTCGGCGCGAATCCCCACCCGCGCACCGTCAACACCCAGCTCTGGACCCTGCCTTTCGAGCTGGGCTGCTACCTGCTGCTGGTGCTGGTGGCCACGGTGGTGACGCGAGGCCGGGCGACGTGCCTGCTGCTGCTCACGCTGCTCAGCAGTGCGGGCCTGTTCCTGTACAAGGTCCGGGCGCAGGGCTGGGTGCCCGTGCCACCCGGTCCCGTGTCCGGCTACCTGCTGATGTCCTGCTTCCTGGCCGGGGCCTGGCTCTACCTGTGTCGGGACCGCATGCCCTACTGTCCGAGGCTGTTCGGGCTGTCGCTGGCGGCCTCGCTCCTGCTGCTGGGCGTGGTCCCCGGGGGCGACCATCTCGCCGCGCTGCCGGTCGCCTACGCCACCGTGTACCTGGGCTTGCGGAACCCGCGACGGGGTGTCTACGCCTCGGGGGCCCGGTTCAGCTACGGCATCTATCTCTACGGCTTTGCCGTCCAGCAGGCGGTGGCCTCCGTGGGCTGGGTTCCGCGCGTCTGGTACCTCAACTTCGCGCTGGGCGGCCTGATCACCCTGGCGCTGGCCGTGCTGTCCTACCACCTGGTCGAGGCGCCGACCCTTCGCCGGCTCAAGACCTTCGCCGGCTTCAGACGCCCCGTGGCGACCTGAGCCTTTGCCGGGCCGGGGCCGCGCAGGCCCCCTCGCCGGTCAGCGCGTGACCAGCAGGCGCAGGCCCAGGGCC
This sequence is a window from Ideonella dechloratans. Protein-coding genes within it:
- a CDS encoding acyltransferase family protein, with amino-acid sequence MTTLAQRIEETGGRASGFDYLRLTLAVAVLLVHSVDTTYGLPANDALFGSWLRPFIRAILPMFFALSGFLVAGSLLRSRGIGTFLWMRAVRIYPALTVEVLLSAFILGPIFTSYTLGQYFSDPLFLRYLVNATGHISFLLPGVFNDNPHPNTVNTQLWTVPFELYCYLTLAVLALAGLKNRRAMGILSIVVISLSLFLYKSFSQSLALTPIGPVSGYLLVASFLAGVMAYLYREVIPYSRPLLWGTLLASLLLLSVVPGGDFLAPLPVAYATAHLGLLNPRRIKLVQGADFSYGIYLYGFVVQQAVVSIEAIPRLWYVNFVVAGLVTSAFAAFSWYWVEKPMLRFKHWSALRRPAPV
- a CDS encoding acyltransferase family protein; protein product: MTQRLDETRGRASGFDVLRLTLAIGVLMVHSVDIAHGLAAGDELFSSVLRPFVRIKLPMFFAISGFLVTASFVKAPGMAQFLWQRALRIYPALVAAVLVFSFVIGPAFTVFSTSHYLTDPLLARYLLNATGCSISFELPGVFGANPHPRTVNTQLWTLPFELGCYLLLVLVATVVTRGRATCLLLLTLLSSAGLFLYKVRAQGWVPVPPGPVSGYLLMSCFLAGAWLYLCRDRMPYCPRLFGLSLAASLLLLGVVPGGDHLAALPVAYATVYLGLRNPRRGVYASGARFSYGIYLYGFAVQQAVASVGWVPRVWYLNFALGGLITLALAVLSYHLVEAPTLRRLKTFAGFRRPVAT